aaatttctaTTTTTAAGTTCTTCTTTACTTAAATTATATACACTGGTAATATAAAAGTTTTTTCACACTATCAGGACAGTTACTATTCTTACCATCTACATGCTACAGCTTATCAAAAAATATTCTAACAATTGATCAATGTATAAATTTGAACGCTTTACGTCACAAAAATGTAGGGAAGTAATTGAAGAGTATTCAAAACAAGTGGTGAATTTTGGGGGGCGTTTAATGAAGGTATTATCAGCAAATCTTGGATTAAGAGAGGATTACTTGCAAGATGCATTTGGAGGAGAAGATATTGGAGCATGTTTAAGGGTTAATTTTTACCCAAAATGTCCACAACCAGATTTAACCTTAGGTCTTTCTCCACATTCGGATCCTGGTGGCTTAACCATTCTTCTCCCTGATCAGCACGTCGCGGGCCTTCAAGTTCGCCGCAACGGCGACTGGACTACTGTAAAACCCGCTTCGCATGCTTTCATTGTCAATATTGGTGATCAAATTCAGGTGAGTTAAATTACAAAAATTAACTTCTTTTTTACTACTCAAAAGTTTCTTATTTAATTTATTGTTTGTGTAGACATATAATGGTacatagcacatgggaggggtctTGTTTTGATATGATTTGCAAAAACGAACAGTCAGTACCACTTTGCTTTTGTTCCTGGTAAACCATAAAGTATTATAAACGTGCGTATATTAATTAATATCATGTCTTGTTTGATGTATTGTTGGGTCAGTACGTTCTGATAAAGTAGAAGACCAAAAACAAGATATTTAAAGACATACTAGCATCAACCAGCTGTTTAATTAACTTTTAGATAAACACCCATTTGACCATGAAATACTACTTGCTCCATCGCAAAATAAGTACTCACCTTTATGCTTTTTGAGAGTAAATTTGAATTATATCAACTCAATATTTTAAAATCACAATCAAGATATTTAAGAACTATAAAAGTACTATAAGTTGCAAATCTTCTCATctcaatataataaaaatattactcctctgttccaatttatgtgaacctatttcctttctggtccgttccaaaaagaatgacccctttctaaatttggtaacaatttagtttaaacttacaattatacccttaataagaagcttttataatcacacaaatactctgggcgtctttttgacttgtttaggaccagaATTTTCAAAagtattcattttttttaaattccgTGCCCGGTCAAACAGATTcatataaattggaacggaggaaatatattttaaaaatattgattATAGTTCATATGGTTTGAATCTCGAAAAGCAAAAAGTGACACATATTTGGAAAGAATGGAATAgtatttattctcactattttgcAAATAGTTAAGCTGTTATAGTAAATATAGTGGTCAATTATTGAACATCTTGTTTGAAAATTATTTAAATGAAATTATGGTTTTTACTCACATTCAAGTGAAATTGGTATTCAAATACAATTCAAAAGTCATTCCCCTACTAGAAAACTAGTTAGctacaacaactttaaaaattagaagaagaaaaaaagagttttTAGCGCATGCACAATGACCAAACCATCAAATCCTATCTAATAACACAAACCCTTTAAAATACAATAACtatccaatttttttttaagGAATATTTTATAAAGTGAAAAATAGCCATAGATTCTTTGCCGACAATCGTACATTTAATTTAATCACGTGGGTAAATGGTGAAAGTGCCTCAACTCTATTTTTTTCTATTCAAAGATAAGGTACAGTAGGCAATCTTTGACTGCAGTCACTACATTACCAAAATTGAAAATCCTACTAGATTCTAGCATCCACATTGCCCATCAATATGCCAATATACCAtattatttcttcttctttttttggttttgtttggaGGGCAgatgtttaccgtaaaaatggtaataaaaattaaatttaatttaatggttctaaaaatacgtgatctatttttatgctagttgttagggcaatagatgctaagtgatgTACTTGGAATCAAGAAAAAAGCTTGAGagcaaggtgataaccaaaccaaATGATTAATAATCGGGGCCTCAAGCTTGCCTATTTGAGGGCCTCAGGGTCAAGTAtgaagctcggctgggagctatcgagggtaATCAATGGGTGACTAATAGTTATAATATAATCAATtgcggctctttatggccaataataagcaataaattaagaacaataaatagaagaCAATAAATATAggcaataaatggaagcaataatatcaagagaatgtgttagagagcagagaaaatgttcttgtgtatttagtattgagcaataCAAAATGATGtatacaaaatgacaaggatcccctttatatatgaggggaattctaacatagtacaaaaagtattaattacaaaaatatagAGATGGAACAGCTAATTGATGTCATGATTCGTGTCTGAATTTAACTCACTAGACTTTGTCATCTCTAGTTATGAACCTTGGAAACTCCCCACTTTTCCATCATAGCTGTTGGTCTGCAACGCCCCGAGGTCGAGCGTCAATAGCCCTCGAGGGTGAACCTCGACCCTAGTCTCGAACCTTGTGAAATATGCTTATGAGGGACCATAATgacggaaaattggaccctctgattttatCGTATACAGGTAGTCCccacgtttcttagagtgaaagtgataagaaatgaCCTTGAATTCTTGCCCCTCTGGTACTTCCGCAATGACGGCAGTTATAAGGTGCCAAAAGACGGAGTATATACAGCCCTTGAAAGCCTTCGCATTGATTACAGCGGTTGGCTGTCCCTTGGCCTCCTTCAACGTGCGTGTGAggcctctataaatacttctCTTCTCGTTCTTTACAACTCACTGCACCACCAAGCCCCCCAAAAAGTTCCTTCTACctttacttttgttctttctttgaaACGCAACTTCCCTTTCTCTTCTAAAATCTTTTAGAAATGGCAAAAACTTCCGCCTCTGCTTTTCAGGAGAACGTGACCTCCTCCTCTTCGCTTCCATCTAAAGGCAAAGCGGCAATGCCTTCTCGTGCTGAGGAATGCGTTCCAGAATTCTTTGCAACGGCTTCCGATTTCAAGGCGAGAGACCTTCTTCGAAGCTTGGGTGTCGTGAGCCTGTGTCTCAGTATATTAGCTTAGTAACAGACGTCGAAAGGGTGAGGACTGATTGCCGCTGGGGGCGCGGTGCTTGTGGAGATTCCTACCCGGGAGAAGGATATAACGACATACAAAGCTGATTTCCTCAGTGTGTatacttacccatttacccttggGCCGGTGGGGCCATCCTTGCTTCCGATAGACCctgtgattctcgacttctgccaaCGGTACCAAGTGACCCTCGACAAAATTCAcccttcattttggcacactGTCTACATGATCAGGTACTATGTGAACATGACTGAGGAGATGCCCTTCACCTTCGATCACCTGATCAAGATGTACAACCCCCGTCTCTTCCGTGGGGGTCTAATTAAGCTCCACTGCCGAGCTCCGAGGGCCTTTTTTGCTTGCATCGAAGAAGTTGGGAATGGTGGGTGGATGAGCCACTTTGTTCGAGTAAGGACTTCGGACCTGATCCCGGTGGAAAGGATGTTGTTCCTCAAAAGGTGGAATATGGAACGTAAGTGGATACACTATCTAgaatttccttgcttctttttagGTACATCATTCCATGCGCTTAATTTTTTCTACTGATGCAGCCGTGGCAATTTATCCTGGCGCAGTCACGGACCTCTCGGGCTGGGTCGGCCGGCTGGACTCGATTTGCCCATATGCCAAACGAGTGTGGTGTGACCTGTATCGAGCTCGATGGGAAGCTAAGGACCATGGTGAGCCTTCACCCCTGTTGTAGTTGTACCTTTCAACCTGAATTGCTACTGATAGTGCTCTTACTCTCTATGCTTTATTTTTTCATTTGTGTAGGTTTGGGGGAGATCCCCTTGATGAAAGGAACATCGCTTAGTGAAGAGGGTACTTTGGGACCTGATGAAGGGAGGAAAAGACAAAGGGAACCATCGAATGAACCTCCAGAATCCAAGAAGATGAAGGTGGAAGAAACTAAGGTCGACCCAGAAACCCTAACTCTGAGAACAGCAGGAAGTCCCCGAGTTTAAGGTGAGGGGGAAAATAATTTCTTGAAAGCGTCTAAGGGATGGGAAAACTTGACCGACCCTCAGGCCATAGAGATGGTGGCTCCTGAGCTGGAGCTCGATGTTGTCGCAGTCCAACCTCGGAATGGAGAGGCCACTGAGGGAGTATCGGGCGATGTCCCCGAGCCAGCCGATGGCCAAAATATCCCTTGAGCTAGAACGCATTCGGTAGATGGTTTGGAGGAGCCCAGTTCTGGAGCCCTTCATGGCCAAGAGATGGCCTTGATTGACCCTGCTAGTGTCGTTGTCGTGAGTGATTCCCCTTAGGGAATGACCTTACCCCCTAAGGGAATGCAAGATGTCCCGAATGAAGAATCTTTTGATGCAGGGGTGCTTATCGAAGACAGAGAGGCACCTAAAAAGCCTTCGACCGCTCCCGAGGGAATTCCCGAGCTCGATGCTTCACTCGTTTTCAGTGAGATGAGCAGGCTTTGCGAGCAGGTACTTTTTGTAAATCCTGTCTATCGTTCTGATCTTTGTTGTTCTGATCTTTGTCTTTTTAACTTATCTTTTTCATGGCTCAGGCTAAGGTGCTTTATATTCAGACCTTGGCCCGGTTTTAGGCTGAGGTGACCCATCATGAGCGTGAGAAGGCTCATCTTGTTGAACAGGTTACGTAGTTTCCTTTTGCTATCGTCTAAATGTTTGCAAGATCCCAATGTTTTAACATCTTGGATTTGATTCACACAGTTTGAGAAGAAAGGTGCCCTGCTGAGGGAGGAGCTCTAAGCCAAAGACTCTGAAGTCCTCGAACTCAAACGGCATGTGAGAGAGATAACCTCTAAGAGGGTTACCCTCCAGGAAGAGATTGCCTTAGTCGGGCGTCATCTTCAAGATGTGAGGGTGGATAGTGCCAAATATATAATTCTCCACTCTGAGTTAGTAGCTGCACTATGCAGGATCAAAACCGAAGCTGAGGCACTTATATTTGCGCACAAAGAGGGTGTCGTAATAAATGCTCACATCGGGAGAGTGCCTGAGGAGGCTGAACTGAAATTGACTCGAGCCGTGGAGCACGATCGGTTAGAATCTCAGAGGCGAACTCTAGAGGACATACATACAAGGGATATCGATTTGTCTGCCGAGCTTGAGAAGGTGAAGACCCTAGAGGAGAGAGCTGCTACCCTGTTTGCTTCTGGAGATGCGTAGGGTTGTGGTTTAGAAGATGACAAGAATGGAGGTGGGATTCCTTGAGGGGAAGAGGCTGTCGAAGGTCCTGGGACTGTAGCCGGAACCGTTGGGGCATAACCTCCAGCGGAGCCGTCAAAGATGCAGGCTTGATGATAGATTAGGGTTCTGTTTGGCCCCTTACTTTTAAGGATTTTTCAAAAGCCTTGTAAAAGTACCTCTGCGAGCCATATGTATAATAGGCCTATTGTTTTTACCATTCTTTTCTCCTTTGTCCTTTGTCCTATTGGGTCACTGTGACCTTCGATTTTAGCGCTGGCGGTAGTGGCTCTTATgcgtttggtcgatgcgaccttcaATTTTAGTActggcaatagtggctcttatgcgttgggttggtacgaccttttGTATAGTCTGaaaacaatggctcttacgcttttgctcttaggcatatttaattaactattttgggtttagtgtCCGAATCGAGTTTCGACtcaagctcattcgaccctcaagtttttgaatttaaagctggTCCTTAGGATCTTACATgttgggtcggtacaacctttTGCATGGGCTGGCAACAATgtctcttatgccttgggtcgatgtgaccttttatgtgggctggcgagagtgtctcttacgccttgggtcgatgcgaccttttatgtaggctttatttttcccttgataaggattttttgaaatagtgttttCTTGACTCTTCAAcggtttaataaaaaacctcgattgtgagtcattatatggcgatgatcgagcacctcgggaggtttggctcagagTCTGAATATCTCGAAGCTAGTGTTCAGGAGCTGACATgctcgaagctcttttgcctatgtcaagggtagcctatttaaccggttctttccgaagtatattcgaagtaattgaatgcctgtgattttatagtgatggtcaggcgtccccgagtcgtgttagtttggctggtacaaccttgtaaccatagtcatttgtgtttggccggagcctttaagtcccgagtgagGTAGTTTcggtgtctatatcgagggtatgcctttttaggggtcatacaagttcgatatatagcctaaactttgagatcgggtttatgcctttagtaaggtcttacaagttttggatacttggtacaagtatggttcatgccttgcttgaggtcttacagatattgccacttggtacaagtatggttcatgcctttcttgaggtcttacgGATATTGCTATtaccttatataggtcttacgagatcgAGGCTGCCTGCGTGCGGTCTTATGGTcttgggttttgataagtcgatggagatggtGATTGACAGCAGTCCATGAGTCGTCGAGGATTTCTCTGCTTGGGAGCCATTACTtgcaaacttggtattgcctctttgagggcttacaattttggAGTTTCCAACCTGGAGGTCATGTGGCTTTGAGTtttcgacgccagtccccgagtgttcgggacgtttttggctctcGGATTGTTTTGTGATCTcgttgttgcctcattgaggactTATGAGTTTGAAGCTCCGACCCAGGGATCGTGCTATTCcgagttgttgacgccagtccccgagtattcgggatgTTTTTTGGCTCCAggccattttttgcaaaaaaatgTCGAGCTTCCTTGAGATGcaaaaatgcttttgggaagtattctttgattacttggtacaagtatacatgcctTTGCTGTTAGGGGTTTGGTtgttctatgcggacacggttcgtttgaccgtttggcccggtacattattttcctatcgagatcCCCTTTGGCGTATCTT
This sequence is a window from Nicotiana sylvestris chromosome 3, ASM39365v2, whole genome shotgun sequence. Protein-coding genes within it:
- the LOC104236264 gene encoding uncharacterized protein, whose protein sequence is MIRYYVNMTEEMPFTFDHLIKMYNPRLFRGGLIKLHCRAPRAFFACIEEVGNGGWMSHFVRVRTSDLIPVERMLFLKRWNMEPVAIYPGAVTDLSGWVGRLDSICPYAKRVWCDLYRARWEAKDHGLGEIPLMKGTSLSEEGTLGPDEGRKRQREPSNEPPESKKMKVEETKVDPETLTLRTAGSPRV